From Dechloromonas sp. A34:
GTCGAGCAGGATCAGGTTGTCCACGGTCCGGCAGGGCAGGCAGGCGAGCAGGCTGTCGCCGGAACGGAAAGTCAGTTGTGTGGGGTCGATGTTGTGGCCCTGACGCGAACGCAGCCAGCCGTGTTTGGAGACGATCAGCGTCGTCGGTTCATCGACGATGGACACCGTCTTGGCGTCCGACATCGTGACCTTGGCATCGGTCTCGATCAGCGTCCGGCGGTCGTCACCGTATTTCTTGGCATCAGCCTCGATTTCGCTGGCGACGCAGGCGCGCAGGGCTTCTTCGGAACTAAGCAGCTTGTTCAGGCCGGCCGCTTCCTCGCGCAGCTTGGCCAGTTCGTCGCCGATCTTGATGCCTTCCAACCGCGCCAGCTGGCGCAGGCGGATTTCGAGGATATCTTCGGCCTGGATTTCCGACAGCTTGAAATGCGCCATCAGGTCGGCCTTGGGGTCGTCCGATTCGCGGATGACCTTGATCACCTTGTCGATGTCGAGCAGCACGGCCAGCCGGCCTTCGAGAATGTGGATACGCTTCTCGGCGGCGGTCAGGCGGTGGCGGGTGCGGCGTTCGACAGTGGCCAGGCGGAAGCGGCACCATTCGGCGATCATGCTGTAGAGCGAGGCCTGGCGTGGCGTGCCGGTGACGCCGAGCACCGTCAGGTTGATCGGCGCATTGGTTTCCAGGCTGGTGTGGGCGAGCAGCATGCGCACCAGATCGTCCTGGCCCTGGCGCGACGAAGCCGGTTCGATGACCAGGCGGATCGCATGCTCCTTGCCCGACTCGTCGCGCACGCCGCTTTCCGAAATGGCGGAGAGGAAGGCTGCCTTGAGGTTCAGTTGCTCCGGCGTAAAGACCTTCTTGCCGGCCTTTTCCTTGGCCACCGGGTTGGAGCAGGCTTCGATCTCCGACATCACGGTGGCGGTCGATACGCCCGGCGGCAGTTCGGTGATCACCAGCCGCCACTGGCCGCGGGCCAGGTTCTCGATCTTCCACTTGGCACGGACGCGCAGGCTGCCGCGGCCGCCGCGGTAGATGGCGGCGATTTCCTCGGGCGACGAGATGATCTGCGCTCCGCCCGGGTAGTCCGGGCCGGGAATCAGCGCCAGCACCTCGTCTTCGCTGAAATCCGGGTTGCGGATCAGGCTGACGGCGGCGTTCGCCACTTCACGCAGGTTGTGGGCCGGGATTTCGGTGGCCATGCCGACCGCGATGCCGGAGGCGCCGTTCAACAGCGCAAAAGGCAGGCGGGCCGGGAGCAGGGCCGGTTCGTCGTTGGCCCCGTCGTAGTTCGGTTTCCAGTCGACTGTGCCTTCGTCGAGTTCGGCGAGCAGTAGCTCGGCGATCGGCGTCAGCCGGGTTTCCGTGTAGCGCATGGCGGCGGCGTTGTCGCCATCGCGCGAGCCGAAATTGCCCTGGCCATCGACGATCGGGTAACGCAGACTCCAGTCCTGGGCCATGCGAACCATCGCGTCGTACACCGAGGAGTCGCCGTGCGGGTGGTATTTGCCGATGACATCGCCGACGACGCGCGCCGACTTTACATGGCGCGGGCTCTTGTACAGGCCCATCCGGTGCATGGCGTAGAGAATCCGGCGCTGCACCGGCTTCTGGCCGTCGGCGGCCGAGGGCAGGGCGCGGCCGGTGACGACGCTCATCGCGTATTCGAGGTAGCGGCGTGCGGCGTAGTCGGCCGGCGAGGGAATGTCGCTGGCCGGTGCGCCGGCGGCGGGTGGCAAGTCAGGCGGCAAGCCGTCTGACAGTTCCGGCGCCAGGGCGGGGGCATAGCCGCCGGCTCGGATTCGGTGGTTTCCAGTTTGGCGTTCGGGTCGAAGAGATTCAATTGGTCGGTCATGGTGTCCTGCAAATCCGATAAGGGCTCATCGGCGCGCGCGGGGGGTTAAATTTTGAGGCCGAATTGTTACGCGCTTTGCCTCTCGCCACAACACGCGTTTGATCATCCCGGCAAATATTCCCGCAGACGCAAAGTCTGGCGAGGCTTAGTCGGCGCAGCGCACCTTTTCGGCAAAAAAGGTGCAATTGAAATATTGCCGCTCGGGCTCCAGATTCATCAGGCGCCCATTGGTCAGTTGCTCGTAACGCTCGACCATCTCGCCACCTTCGCTACCGGCCGCCAGCGCCGAGAACAACAAGTTGATAACTTCGGCCTCCTTGGCGGTGATCTCGGCTTCCGAAACCTTGCCCTGGACAAAGATGAGCCAGATCTTCTGCAGTTCGCCGAACACCTTCTTGAAGTAGGGGCGGCCGCAGGTTCCCCATTCCTGCAGCGCAATGGCGCGATAGTAGAAGACCCGGGACACCTCGCCGGAGATGGTTCGGGCGTTGTACTTACGGTTCCATTCGACCAGATTTTCCGAGCACTGACCGCTGCCTTCAATGTAGGTGTTCAGCACCTGCAGCGGCGCCGTCGGCAGCGCCCTGGCGGGTGTGGCCAGGCCCCAGAGCCAGATCGCCAGCAGACAGATTGAAATCGGGTGCATGTTCAAGATCGTACAGAAAGTAGCGGAGCATTGTCCGCAAACTGCGGTCCCCGGGCCTGGCGGCGGACAACGACTGCCGCGCGTCGTCGGCAAATCTATCACGGTGGCGGCACTTTCGTTCGCTTACGTGGGCAATCCGCTAGACGGCGCGCCCGGCGCTTGATATTACTGTCATATCGTGCCCCAGGAGTCAGGCAAGGCCATGGAACATACCGGCATGCAGATCGCCCGATTGCAGCCTGCCGCGGCGCTGGCCGCGCTGGACAGCGGCCGCGACGGGCTGTCCGGGAAGGAGGCGGCGCGGCGTCTGGGCGAATTCGGCTCCAACCGGGTCGAAGCCGTGGCGCGAAAGTCACCATGGCTCAGCCTGCTCGGCGAATTCATCCATTTTTTCGCACTGGTCCTGTGCTGTGGTTTGCCGCCGCGCTGGCCTTTACTGCGGCCACGCTCGAACCGGGGCAGGGCATGTTCGAATTGGGCCTGGCCATCGTCGGCGTCATCGTGGTCAATGGCAGCTTTTCCTTCTGGCAGAGCCATCGCGCCGAGCAGGCGCTGGCCGCGCTGGAAAAACTCTTGCCGCAGCAGGTCAAGGTACGGCGCGACGGGCGCGAGATGGATATTGCCGCCGATCAACTGGTGCCCGGCGATATCCTGCTGCTCGCCGAAGGCGCCAAGGTACCGGCCGATTGCCGCCTCATCGAAAGCTGGAGCCTGCGCGTCAACCTGTCAACGCTGACCGGCGAAACCTATCCCAAAGCGCGCAGCGAAGCCGCCGAGCCGGCCGCGGCGCTCGACCCGCTGGCCGCCCACTGCCTGCTGCTGGCCGGCACTTTGGTGGTCTCCGGCGAGGGTTGCGCCGTGGTGTACGCCACCGGCATGCGCACAGAGTGTTCGGCCATATCGCCCACCTGACGCAGAGCACCGGCGATACCGAGTCACCGCTGCAGGCTGAAATCCGCCGCGTTTCGCGGCTGGTCGCGATGATGGCGCTCGGCCTCGGCGTCACCTTCTTTCTGCTCGGCCAGGCTATCGGCCTCAATTTCTGGGTCAACCTGATGTTCGCCATCGGCATCATCGTCGCCAATGTACCGGAAGGGCTGCTGCCCACGGTCACGCTGTCGCTCGCCCTGGCTACCCAGCGCATGGCCCGGCGCAATGCGCTGGTCCGCCATCTGCCGGCGGTCGAGACCATGGGCTGCGCGACGGTGATCCTGACCGACAAGACCGGCACCCTGACCCAGAACCGGATGGCGGTGCGCGAGTGGTATGCCGGCGGCCGCCACCATCTTGCCGCCGAACGCTGGCCGGCGGCGCGCGAGCCGCATCTGCGCGCCGTCGCCCGTTTCTGCCACAGCCTGAAATTCAGCGACGGCCAGCCGAGCGGCGATCCGATGGAAATCGCCCTCTGGCAGTTCGCCGGCGAAATGCCGATGCAATGGCAATTCGCCGGCGAGATCGCCTTCGACGCCGAACGGCGGCGGATGTCGGTCTATAGCCGGGAGGCAGATGGCAGCGGCGTGCTGCTCTGCAAGGGGGCGCCGGAGAATGTGCTGGCGCTGTGCACGACCTGGCTCGAAGGCAATACCGTGCGGCCTTTCGACAGCGATGCGTGCGAACGCTTCCGTCTTGCCCATGAAGACCTGGCCAGCCGCGGCCTGCGCGTGCTGGCCTGCGCCTGGAAGCCGCTGGCTGCCGGCGAAGCGCCGGGCGAAGAAGGGCTCGCCCTGTGCGGCCTGATCGGCCTCGAAGACCCGCCCCGACCGGATGTGCACGCGGCGGTCGGGCGCTGCCATACGGCCGGGCTGCGCGTCATCATGGTCACCGGCGACCACCCGACGACGGCGCTGGCCGTCGGTCGCGAAGTCGATCTGATTCGCAGCGCGACACCGCGCGTGCTGACCGGCGATGCGGTGCGCCAGATGAGCGCCGCCGAACTGCAGATCGCCCTCGAGGCGCCGGAAATCATCTTCGCCCGGGTCAGCGCCGAGCAGAAAATGCTGATCGTCCAGGCCCTGCAGGCCAAGGGCGAAATCGTGGCGGTCACCGGCGACGGGGTGAACGACGCGCCGGCTCTGCGCATGGCCGATATCGGCATCGCCATGGGGCTGTCGGGCACCGACGTGGCGCGCGAGGCAGCCGACATCGTGCTCCTCGACGACCACTTCGGCACCATCGTCAATGCCATCGAGGAGGGGCGGGCGGTCTATGAAAATATCCGCAAGTTCATCACCTACATCCTGACCTCGAACATCCCCGAGCTGATTCCCTATCTGGCTTTCGTGCTCTTCCGCATCCCGCTGCCGCTGACCGTGATCCAGATCCTCGCCGTCGATCTCGGCACCGACATGCTGCCGGCCATCGCGCTCGGCGCCGAAAAGCCGTCGCCCGACATCATGCAGTGCCCACCCCGGCCGCGCGGCGAACGCCTGCTCTCCGGTGCGCTGCTGGCGCGTGCCTATCTTTTCCTCGGCCCGCTCGAAGCGTTGGGCGCGATGGCGAGCTTCTTCTTCGTGCTCCATGGCTTCGGCTGGCAATACGGCGAAACCCTGGCCCTCGGCGACCCGCGCTACCTACAGGCGACCTCGGCCTGCCTGATGGCCATCGTGCTGGCGCAGATGGTCAATCTCTTCGTCTGCCGCCATCCCCGGCTGCCGGCCTGGCATTTCCCGCTGCTCGAAAATCGCTGGCTGCTGGCCGGGCTGGCCAGCGAGGTGGCGTTGCTGCTGGTCATTCTCTATACACCTTGGGGCAATCGCCTGTTCGGCACCGCCCCGTTGCCGGCTGAGGTTTTTCTCTACGCGATGCCATTCGCGCTTTTCCTCGGCCTGGCCGAAGAGGCCCGCAAGTGGCTGATCCGGCGCGGCCATCCGAATGCTTGATCGGCCCTTCCTTTAGCCTGCGGGCGCGGGTACGCTAGCGGAACCTGTTGTCCCGCAGCGAGCTGCGGTTCTCGTTCCTGAATGCAAACCTTATCGGATCAAGAAGGCACCATGCTCCAGCGCGACACCACCCTCACCACCGACCAGAAGGCCCTGGCCGTCAATCTCGACAAATACAAGTACGGCTCCATCGTCGAAATCGGCGCCGCCCAGGAAGTGGCGCGCCGCTTTTTCAAGGTCGGAGCCGCCGCCGGCACCATCGCCAAGACCATGTCAGCCTACGACATGGCGATCAGCGACGACATCTACGGCCACGTCAGCCGCTATGTCAGCCGCGACCGGCTATTGCAGATGCTGGACACCGAATTCAGCCAGGTGGTCAACCATCTGGCCCCGTTGCGCGCCAAGAACACCACCTTCTTCGCCTACGCGGCCACCGTCACCGCGCGCAGCTTCAAGCAGAAGAACGAATGCCACGGCTGGATCGGCATCCGCCTGCAACTGCACCCCGGCGCGGCGCCCAGCGACGTGATCCTGCATGTCCGCATGCTCGACAACGACAACGCCCACCAGGTGGATGCGCTCGGCATCCTCGGCGTGAATGTGATCCACGGCGCCTACTTCAATCACGAACAGCCGGAATGGATCATCGAGGGCCTGGCCGACGGTCTGGGCCGGGAACGCATCGAAATCGACCTGATCCACTTCAGCGGACCGCATTTCGAAGAAGTCGAAAACCGCCTGATGAACCTGCATCTGATCCGCAGCCAGCTGACGCCGGCCGTGGTCTTCAATCCTGACGGCAACGTCGTCGTCCCCGGCGACCTCTTCCACGGCAAGCCGGTGATGGTGATGCGTGGCGACTTCAAGCCGGTGACCTGTATCGACGTCGACATGATCTCGGCCGGCCTCAAGCAGTTCAGCCAGCTCGCCGCCGTCGACGAGAGCGAGATCGTCTCGCTCGCCGAAATCACCCTGAGCTCGCTGCTCAGCGGCGACCGGGTGGATGGTGCCGACTTCCTGGCCCGTCTCGATCTGCTCGCCTCGCAGGGCTACACGGTGATGATCTCGGACTACGTGCGCTATTTCCGGCTACGGGCCTATCTCCGGCGCTACACGCCGAAGCCGATCGGCATCGTGCTCTCGGTGCGCGAATTCGAGGTCCTGTTCGACGAAAAATTCTACGACAGCCTGGAAGGCGGCATCCTCGAAGCCTTCGGCAAACTCTTCCCGGACAACACCCACGTCTACGTCTACCCGGTGCGCCTGAGCGCCGCCCAAGGCGCCGAACTGATCACGCTGGCCAATGTCGAGGTGCCCGCCAACCTGCGCCATCTGCTCGCCCACCTCGTCGAAAATACCAAGCTGCTCGCCGTCGAACCGGTGGACGACAGCCACCTGCATATCGATGCCCGGCAAGTCCTGGCCAGCCTGCAAGGCGGCCGCAATGACTGGCAGGGCAGTGTTCCCGAAGGCGTCGCCCGGCGCATCGTCGACCAGCGGCTGCTCGGCTACGGCGGCCGTTAGCCGCGCGGGCCGGGCTATTTCAGATAGCCCCAGCTCTTCAGGCGGCTCTGCGAATAGTCTGCCGCCTTGCCCTGGCGGGTGCTGCGCAGGTAGGCCGCATACTGGCCGGCGGCTTCCGGTTGCTTGCCCATGCCTTCGAGCGCTACGCCCTTCAGGAAAGTGATGCCGGCATTGCCCGGCAGCAGGCGGTCGTAGCGATCGAGGTGGTCGTAGGCCAGCGCCGGGTCGCGCTGGCCGAGCGCCAGAACGCTGACCAGCTTGTGTGCCTGGGCTTCCTGCGGGTAGATCCGGGTTGCCGTCCGGGCGTAGTCGAGGGCCTGGGCGTCCTTGTCCTGTACCGACAGGCATTTCGCCATCAGGACATTGGCCGCGTAGTCGCGCGGCGTGGCTTTCAGCGCCAGCCGGAACTGCTCCTCGGCCTTGGCGTACTGCTTGGACGCCATTGCGGTTTCGCCGTTCTGGCAGGCGTCGATACACGGCTTGATGCGGCGCAGATCGGCCGTGCTGTCCATGAAGCGCTCGCGGCCCGGATCGCGCTTGTTGCTCGCGGCGTACTTGCTTTCGGCCAGTTGGCGGGCCGTGTCGCGGCGCTCGCTGCTCATCGGGTGCGTCGAGAACATGGTTTGCAGCATGCCGGGCGAGCTTTTCTGCTGATCGACCAGCAGCTGCTGCAGGCCGACCATGCCGCTCGCCGGGTAGCCGGCGCGCACCATGTATTCCTGCCCCAGGCTATCGGCCTCGCGTTCGTTGTCGCGCGAATAGCTGGAGAGCAGCACGCTGGCGCCGAGCTTGGTGCCGACGTCTACCAGCCCGCCATAGCCGGCGGCACTGCCGATGATATTGGCCCCGGTCATCGCGACCTGCGCGACCATCGCCTGACCCTGGCGTTGCGCCGCGTGCCGGGCATTGACGTGGCCCAGTTCGTGGCCGAGCAGGGCGGCCAGTTCGGCCTCGTTGTCGAGCTCGACGAGAATGCCGCGCGTCACCCCCATGGCGCCGCCGGGGAAAGTGTAGGCATTGACGTAATTGGCGTTGAGCACGCGGTAAGAGTAGGGCATCTGCGGGCGATGGGTGTTGGCATCCAGCCGGCGGCCGACATCGCCCAGATAGCGGTTGAGGGAAGCGTCCTGCACCGCCCCGAGGTCCTGTGAGAACTGTTGCGGCCCGACCTTCTGGTCGACGGCCTTTTCCTCGTCCTCGCTCAGGCCGACCAGAATCGCACCGCCACCGGTCGGCGAGCTGGCACAACCGGAGAGGGCGGCGGCGCCGAACAGGCAGAGCACCTGGCGGCGCGTCAGGCGGTTGCGGCGCAGATGCAGCGCCAATTCATCATGATCGTTCATCGGAAGCCTGCCGGAGTAAGGACGATGGAATCCTGATTTTGCGACAAAAACCGTTGGCTGACCATGCGTGGGGGGCAGAAGAGTGAGCCGGTCGCGTGCCAGTTCATCTGGCCGGCTTGCAGCCAGATTGGGTTGGTGCAAGCGGGGTACCTGATGGCAGAAGAACACAAATCTTTCGGCATAAAATTGGTGACGCCCCCTCGCAAGGGGGCTACCATGAACAAACGTTCAGCATGGTCTTGGACAGCGCTGAGTTTTCAATAAATCTCTGAAATTAAAGGAACTTATATGGGAATCTTTAGCAATATCCTGGCCAAACTCGGTTTTGGCGACAAAAAGGAAGAGGCAGTCGCCGCCGCACCTGGTGCCGCCGAAACCACAGCGGCCCCGGTCCCGGTGGCAATCAGCAGCGTTGATGTCGTGGCCAAGCTGGAGGCATTGGCGAGTGCCCATGGCGAAAAACTCAACTGGAAGGTATCGATCGTCGATCTGCTGAAACTGCTCGGTCTGGACAGCAGCCTAGCAGCGCGCAAGGAGCTGGCATCCGAACTGGGCTGCCCCGCCGAGAAGATGGGCGATTCGGCGCAGATGAATATGTGGCTGCACAAGACCGTGCTGCAGAAATTGGCTCAGAACGGCGGTAATATCCCGGCCGAACTGCTGTAACGCCACGCCAGTCGCTTTTTTTGACAGAGAAGGCCCGCCCAGCGCGGGCCTTCTTACGTTATGTGAATGCCCTTGAATACCCTTGAACAACTGTGCGCCGGGGAACTGGCCGGGTGCCGGCGACTTAAGCTGGCCTGTGGCCTGAGCGAATTCCCGCGCGAGATTTTTGATCTGGCCGATACGCTGGAAATCCTCGATCTGTCGGGGAATGCGCTCTCGTCGCTGCCAGACGAGCTGCCACGGCTGCACAAGCTGCGCATTCTGTTCTGCTCGGACAACCAGTTCACCGAGCTGCCCGAGGTTCTCGGGCAATGCGCCCAACTCGGCATGATCGGTTTCAAGGCCAATCAGATCCGGACCGTCTCTGCCGCCGCACTACCCTCGGCGCTGCGCTGGCTGATCCTGACCGATAACCGGATCGACGAACTGCCGGCTGAAATGGGCCGCTGTGCCCAACTCCAGAAGCTGATGCTGGCCGGCAACCGGTTGCAGGCTTTGCCGCCGGAGCTGGCCAATTGCCGGCGTCTGGAATTGCTGCGGATCGCCGCCAACCAGCTTTCCGCGCTGCCCGAGTGGCTGTTCTCCTTGCCGCGTTTGTCCTGGCTGGCTTACGCCGGTAATCCGTTCTGTGAAAATGTCGCGTCGGCGCAGACGCCGATCGGCAGTATTACCTGGAGCCAGCTACAGATCCTGCACCGCTTGGGCGAGGGCGCCTCGGGCGTGATTCACGAGGCGGAATGGCAGCATGGCGACGGATCGCAGCCGGTGGCGGTGAAATTGTTCAAGGGCGCCCTAACGAGCGACGGTCTGCCGCAAAACGAAATGGCCGCCTGCATTGGGGCCGGATCTCATCCCAATCTGATCCCCATGCTCGGCAGGATCGACGGCCATCCGGAAAATGTCGATGGCCTGGTGATGGCGCTGATCGAGCGCGGCTTCAGCAATCTGGCCGGACCGCCCAGCCTGGAGTCCTGCACGCGGGATGTTTATCACGACAACACCCGTTTTACCCTGGACTCGGCGATGCGCCTTGTCCTCGGCATCGCTTCCGCCGCCAGCCACCTGCATGCGCTGGGTATCGTCCATGGCGACCTGTACGCCCACAACATTCTGCATGCGGGCGACGGCCAGGCCTTGCTTGGCGATTTCGGTGCCGCCTCGTTCTTCGCCCCGGATGATCGGCCGCTGGCCGAAGCGCTGCAACGCATTGAGGTCAGAGCCTTTGCCTGTTTGCTGGATGAGTTGCTTGAGCGCTGCGTTGTTCCGGTCCACGCGTCTGATTTGCTGAAAGCGCTGACCGGACTGCAGACAGCCTGCGCCGAGGAAAAAGTCGAGGCGCGCCCGCTGTTTGCGGAGATTGTGGCGACATTGCAAACGCTGGCGCCTGCCTGAGTTCCGCCCGTACCTTCTAGCGCTGCGCCGACAAGGCCCGCGAAATGAAATAGCGGTGCACGCGTGGTTTCGGCGTATTTCCAGAAAACCAGCTGCGCACATCCTCATCCAGCCCGATACCGTGCATGTAGTTGTAGAGCGCCTTGTTGAGGGCGACGCCCAGGGCGCTGTGGTCGACGCCGGTCGGGTCGATGAATTCGACGTCGTTGGTGGCGAAGCTGATCGGAGGCAGCGGCTTCAATTTGATGCCGTATTCGGCCGGGTTGAGGCCGACCGGCGAATGCACGGTGCACGCGAAGCGGTGGAAGAAGCCGGACTGGATGCAGCCTTCGGCAAAGAGCTGGCGGACGTATTCCAGGGCATCGACGGTGTCCTGTACGGTCTGCGTCGGGAAGCCGTACATCAGGTAGGCGTGGACGAGGATGCCGGCTTCGCTGAAGGCGCGGGTGACACGGGCCACCTGGTCGACCGAGACGCCTTTTTTCATCAGCTTCAATAGGCGGTCGGAGGCGACTTCCAGGCCGCCGGAGACGGCGATGCAGCCGCTGTCGGCCAGCTGGTTGCAGAGTTCCGGGGTGAAGGATTTCTCGAAGCGGATGTTGCCCCACCAGGAAATCGCCCGGTTGCGCTTCTGCAGTTCGTCGGCCAGTGCCTTCAGGGCCTTGGGCGGGGCCGCTTCGTCGACGAAATGGAAGCCGCTCTGGCCGGTTTCGGCAATGATTTCCTCGATGCGGTCGACCAGCAAGGCGGCCGGGGCGCCGTCGTAGCGCCCGATGTAATCGAGGCTGACGTCGCAGAAGCTGCATTTCTTCCAGTAGCAGCCATGCGCCACGGTCAGCTTGTTCCAGCGCCCGTCCGACCATAGGCGGTGCATCGGATTGAGCATGTCGAGCAGCGAGAGGTAGCGGCCGAGCGGCAGGCCGTCCCAGGTCGGGGTGCCGACGTCGGCGAACGGGATGTCGGCTTCGCCGGTGTTGAAATAGCGGACCTGGCCGTCGACGCGGGTGAAGGTGCGCACCAGGTTCAGGCGCAGGCGTTGGCCGGCGAGGTGTTCGAGCAGCGCGACGATCGGCTGCTCGCCGTCGTCGAGGGTGATGTAGTCGAAATAGTCGAAGACGCGGGCTTCCTTGAGTTCGCGCAGTTCGGTATTGACCCAGCCGCCGCCGAGTACGGTGACGATGGCCGGGTGCCTGGCCTTGATCGTCTGCGCGATGCGGAAGGCGGCATAGACCGAACCGGGAAAGGGCACCGACAGCAGCACGATGGCGGGGCGATGGCGTTCAATGGCGGCCAGGGTCAGATCTTGCAGCGTGTCGTCGACCAGGGTTGGCGGGGCTGCCAGCGCCCTAGCCAGCGGCTCGAAAGTCGGCTGGCTGCGGGCCAGCGATTCGGCGTAGCGGACGAATTCGAAGCGGCCATCGACGGCTTCGCGCAGCACGTCGGCGAGATCGTCGAGGTAGAGGGTCGCCAGATGGCGCGCCCGGTCCTGGACACCAAGCGAGCCGAAGGCCCAGGCCAGCGGGTCGCCACCGTCATCGTCGATATAGTTGTCGAGCGACGCAAAGCGCGGCCCCTCGGGCAGGAAATTGCGGCCGCAGATGCGGTGGCCGATCGAGGGGTCGGCGCCCTGCAGGAAGGCGACGGCCGGCGTGACGGTAGCCAGATAGCGGTCGAACTGCGCGGCGAAGCCGGCCACCACCGGCGAGCGCTTGCGCGCCGGTATGGCCTCGACGTGCTTCCTGATCGCCTGCAGGCCGGCCTGCGAAAACAGTTCGAGGACGAGGGCCAGGGCGATGTCTTCCTGCACCGCATCGACCCCGCGCGAACGCAGGAAGCCAGTCAGGTAGGCGGTCGACGGGTAGGGGGTGTTGAGCTGCGTCATCGGCGGGATGACGGAGAGGACGCGAATGGGGGAGGCGGGCATGGTGGGGCGAATGATAGGGGAAGCGGCTGGCTTGTAAAGGGCGTGAAATCTTGGGGTGCTTAAATGGCTATCTCTTTATCTCGATAACCCCGTTGCCCGATGCTGCGATCCTGTCTTTTCGGCCGTGCCTTGTCCGCCGCCATTTTTGCCCTCGTCCTTTTCGCGATACCGCCCGCCCAGGCCGCCACCTCCGGCGACCCCGGCCTGATTGCCCAGGATATTGCCGGCGCCGGGCGCCTGCGCATGCAGTCGCAACGGCTGGCCAAGCTCTATCAGCAGGCAGCCATGGGTATGGCCGCGCCGGTGGCTTCGCGGCAGATCGGGGAGGCCGCTCTTGAAATCGACGGTGAACTTGCCCGCCTAGCCCGCTATGCCCGGAAACCGAATGTTCAGCGCGTCCATGGCCGTTGCCAGGAGATCTGGCTGGAATTGCGCGCCACCCTGAAGAGCAACTCCGGCCGGGCCGCGATCGAGCGCGTGAATCAGCTGGCCGATGAGTTGATGATCCACACCGGCAAGCTGGCGATGCTGATCGAGGCCGAGGCGGAAACGCCGGTTGGCCGCCTGCTCGATCTGTCCTCGCGGCTGAATATGCTCTCCCAGCGGCTGGCCCGGCTCTACTTGCTAGCCCAGGCGGGCGACAAGTCGCAGGGGGTGCTGATCGATATCGCGCAGGCGCGCAAGGAGTTTAGCGCCGGTCTGCACGAGCTGGATACGGCCCGCGAGAATACCTCGGCCAGCCGGGAGGCGATTGCGCTGGCCAAGAACCAGTGGATCTTTTTCGAGCTGGCGATCAGCCAGCTGAACCAGGGCAACCGGGGCGACGGCCGGGCGGCGCAGCATGTCGCGACGAGCAGCGAGCGGATCGCCCAGGTGCTGGACGAGGCTAGCGCGCAATACGCCCGGGATTATTCGGGGAGCCTGCGCGCCGCCAGGTAGCGGCGGCGTCAGCGGGCGAGCTTCTGGCGGATCATGGGCAGGGCGGCAAGGGCAGCGCGCTCGCCTTCCATGATCGCGTCGTGGCGGGCGGTGAAATCCCAGGATTTGACGTAGGGCAGGTTGGGGCGGATGACGATGTCGGCATCGCGCA
This genomic window contains:
- a CDS encoding M48 family metalloprotease gives rise to the protein MNDHDELALHLRRNRLTRRQVLCLFGAAALSGCASSPTGGGAILVGLSEDEEKAVDQKVGPQQFSQDLGAVQDASLNRYLGDVGRRLDANTHRPQMPYSYRVLNANYVNAYTFPGGAMGVTRGILVELDNEAELAALLGHELGHVNARHAAQRQGQAMVAQVAMTGANIIGSAAGYGGLVDVGTKLGASVLLSSYSRDNEREADSLGQEYMVRAGYPASGMVGLQQLLVDQQKSSPGMLQTMFSTHPMSSERRDTARQLAESKYAASNKRDPGRERFMDSTADLRRIKPCIDACQNGETAMASKQYAKAEEQFRLALKATPRDYAANVLMAKCLSVQDKDAQALDYARTATRIYPQEAQAHKLVSVLALGQRDPALAYDHLDRYDRLLPGNAGITFLKGVALEGMGKQPEAAGQYAAYLRSTRQGKAADYSQSRLKSWGYLK
- a CDS encoding TonB-dependent receptor — protein: MLQRDTTLTTDQKALAVNLDKYKYGSIVEIGAAQEVARRFFKVGAAAGTIAKTMSAYDMAISDDIYGHVSRYVSRDRLLQMLDTEFSQVVNHLAPLRAKNTTFFAYAATVTARSFKQKNECHGWIGIRLQLHPGAAPSDVILHVRMLDNDNAHQVDALGILGVNVIHGAYFNHEQPEWIIEGLADGLGRERIEIDLIHFSGPHFEEVENRLMNLHLIRSQLTPAVVFNPDGNVVVPGDLFHGKPVMVMRGDFKPVTCIDVDMISAGLKQFSQLAAVDESEIVSLAEITLSSLLSGDRVDGADFLARLDLLASQGYTVMISDYVRYFRLRAYLRRYTPKPIGIVLSVREFEVLFDEKFYDSLEGGILEAFGKLFPDNTHVYVYPVRLSAAQGAELITLANVEVPANLRHLLAHLVENTKLLAVEPVDDSHLHIDARQVLASLQGGRNDWQGSVPEGVARRIVDQRLLGYGGR
- a CDS encoding cation-translocating P-type ATPase, translating into MFGHIAHLTQSTGDTESPLQAEIRRVSRLVAMMALGLGVTFFLLGQAIGLNFWVNLMFAIGIIVANVPEGLLPTVTLSLALATQRMARRNALVRHLPAVETMGCATVILTDKTGTLTQNRMAVREWYAGGRHHLAAERWPAAREPHLRAVARFCHSLKFSDGQPSGDPMEIALWQFAGEMPMQWQFAGEIAFDAERRRMSVYSREADGSGVLLCKGAPENVLALCTTWLEGNTVRPFDSDACERFRLAHEDLASRGLRVLACAWKPLAAGEAPGEEGLALCGLIGLEDPPRPDVHAAVGRCHTAGLRVIMVTGDHPTTALAVGREVDLIRSATPRVLTGDAVRQMSAAELQIALEAPEIIFARVSAEQKMLIVQALQAKGEIVAVTGDGVNDAPALRMADIGIAMGLSGTDVAREAADIVLLDDHFGTIVNAIEEGRAVYENIRKFITYILTSNIPELIPYLAFVLFRIPLPLTVIQILAVDLGTDMLPAIALGAEKPSPDIMQCPPRPRGERLLSGALLARAYLFLGPLEALGAMASFFFVLHGFGWQYGETLALGDPRYLQATSACLMAIVLAQMVNLFVCRHPRLPAWHFPLLENRWLLAGLASEVALLLVILYTPWGNRLFGTAPLPAEVFLYAMPFALFLGLAEEARKWLIRRGHPNA
- the parC gene encoding DNA topoisomerase IV subunit A, with protein sequence MPPAAGAPASDIPSPADYAARRYLEYAMSVVTGRALPSAADGQKPVQRRILYAMHRMGLYKSPRHVKSARVVGDVIGKYHPHGDSSVYDAMVRMAQDWSLRYPIVDGQGNFGSRDGDNAAAMRYTETRLTPIAELLLAELDEGTVDWKPNYDGANDEPALLPARLPFALLNGASGIAVGMATEIPAHNLREVANAAVSLIRNPDFSEDEVLALIPGPDYPGGAQIISSPEEIAAIYRGGRGSLRVRAKWKIENLARGQWRLVITELPPGVSTATVMSEIEACSNPVAKEKAGKKVFTPEQLNLKAAFLSAISESGVRDESGKEHAIRLVIEPASSRQGQDDLVRMLLAHTSLETNAPINLTVLGVTGTPRQASLYSMIAEWCRFRLATVERRTRHRLTAAEKRIHILEGRLAVLLDIDKVIKVIRESDDPKADLMAHFKLSEIQAEDILEIRLRQLARLEGIKIGDELAKLREEAAGLNKLLSSEEALRACVASEIEADAKKYGDDRRTLIETDAKVTMSDAKTVSIVDEPTTLIVSKHGWLRSRQGHNIDPTQLTFRSGDSLLACLPCRTVDNLILLDTKGRAYSIPASDIPGGKGDGIPATSLADFQDGGKPCLAMAIKNDARYLVAASGGYGFRCQGSDFLSRGKAGKAFMTLPDDELPVVFAPAPEGEIACITKDGRALVFSVEEIRLLPKGRGLKLIDADPGKTALEDILPVIDGVAGKLKGERLDICRGNRGGKGKLVRASRK
- a CDS encoding DUF3597 domain-containing protein, which gives rise to MGIFSNILAKLGFGDKKEEAVAAAPGAAETTAAPVPVAISSVDVVAKLEALASAHGEKLNWKVSIVDLLKLLGLDSSLAARKELASELGCPAEKMGDSAQMNMWLHKTVLQKLAQNGGNIPAELL